The Corynebacterium sp. SCR221107 genome includes the window TCACCGACGGCACTTTGTATGCCAAGGTCGATGTCATTTTCCCCGTGCTGCACGGGCGCTTCGGCGAGGACGGCACCATCCAGGGCATGTTCGAGCTCTCCGGCGTGCCCTATGTCGGAACCGGCGTGCTGAGCTCCGCGTGTGGCATGGATAAGGAATACACCAAGAAGCTGCTGGCGGCCGAAGGCCTTCCGGTGGGCCGGGAAGTGATCCTGCGCGGCAGAGAGTCCTTAAGTGATGCGGACAAGAAGCTGCTGGGATTGCCCGTATTCGTCAAGCCAGCCCGCGGCGGTTCCTCGATCGGCATTTCCCGCGTGAGCAGTTGGGATGATCTCGATGCCGCCATCGCGCTTGCGCGTGAGCATGACACCAAGGTCATCGTGGAAGCGGAGATCGTTGGCGCTGAGGTCGAGTGCGGTGTGCTCGACCAGCCAGGCGTGGGGTTGGTAGCCTCCCTGCCTGCACAGCTTGTGGACACCGACCACGGCGACGAGGGCTTCTACGGTTTCGACACCAAGTACCTCGACAACGTGGTCACCGCCGCCATCCCGGCCCCCCAATCGGACGAGACCATCAAGCTCATCCGTTCGCTGTCGCTGGAGGCCTTCCATGCGCTCAACTGCGAGGGACTAGCCCGCGTGGACTTCTTCGTCACCGCGGACGGCCCCGTCATCAACGAGATCAACACGATGCCGGGCTTTACGCCTATCTCGATGTATCCCCAGGTTTTTGCCGCAACCGGCATCGCCTATGAGCAGCTGCTCGACGCCCTTGTCACCAACGCGCTCCAGCGTCAATAAGGAATCGGCCTCACTTCGGTAGGGCTTCCCGACGTCCCAGGCCGCGGCCAGCTCATTGCCTGTTTTCGTACCAGACTGAGGACTAGGCTGGGTGGGGAAGGCCAGATCGGTCCCCAAGGCAAAGAAGGTGCAGGCGATGAGCGCAATAGCGGAGCACGGGCACGTGTACGACACAATCATCGTAGGCGGCGGGCAAGCCGGCCTCGCCACCGCCTATTACCTGCGTAAACACACCGACAACTACCTCATCCTCGATGACCAAACCGCCCCCGGTGGGGCCTGGCGGCACGTGTGGCCGTCAATGACGCTTTTTTCGACCGCCGCCTTCTCCAACCTGCCCGGTTTTCCCATGCCCGCCTACGACGGTTTTCCCGGGCCCGGGCATGTGATCGACTACCTCAACGCATACGAGCGACGCTACGGGCTGCCGATCCGGCGCCCGCTCACAGTCGAGGCCGTCGACCGCGCAGGCGAGCTTTTCACGGTGACTGCCTTTGCCCCCGAAACCTTCGGGCCTGGCGAGGTGTTCTATGCCCGCAGCGTCATAGCTGCCACCGGCACATGGTCGGCCCCCTTCGTCCCGCGGATCAGGGGTACCTACCACGGGAGGCAGTGGCATTCGGCACACTACCCCGGGGTCGAGCCATTCGTCGGCGCCACCGTGGCCGTGGTGGGCGCGGCTAATTCCGGAGCGCAGATCGCAGCGGAGCTGCTCAACGACCCGCGGGTGGGGGAGGTGACCTGGTACACGCGACACGCGCCGCGCTACATGCCCGACGAGATCGATGGCCGTGCCCTCTTCCACCGCAATCGGGTCCGCGCCCTTGCCATCGCGCGCGGTGAGCCCGACCCAGGCGCAGACTCCAACCTCGGCGATATCGTCGTCCTGCCAGGGGTCAAGGCTGCCCGCGATGCAGGCAGGCTCGTGCCAACGCCGATGTTTAGTGACGTGGGCCAGGTCACGGCCGAGCACCTCATCTGGTGCACCGGTTTTCGCCCCGCGCTGGGGCCGTTTCGCAGGTTGATTCGCCACCGCGAGGCAACCTGCGAGGGACTGTATTTCGTCGGATACGGCGACTGGGTGGGTCCCGGGGCGGCCACGATCACCGGGGTTGGGCCGTATGCAAAAAGGGCCGCCACCGCTGTCGCGACCCTCCTCGGCCTGTCCTAATCGGTGGCAGCCAGAGTCTCCTCGATGGCCTTCGAAAACTCCACCAGGGCGGCGTTGCCGCTGGCCTGAGGCACGGAGACCGCCACCACGGTCTCGCGTCCGAGGGCAAACCACGTGGAGGCGGTAGTGCCGTTGCCCACGGTGGTGTCTTCAAACCAGGTCACGTCGTTGATTTGCTGCAGCTGTGCGCCAGCGGCGTAGCTTGCGGGGAAGTCCACTCCGCAGCGGATCTCGATGGATTCGTAGCCATCCGCAGTCCACACGGCGGTGAGATCGCCTGCCGCATCGCCCTCGTAACGGGCATAGGCTGGGTTCTCGCCGATGGTGGCGGGCAGGGCGTCGGCAAGCGCCTGGCAACTATCTGGGGCCGGTTGGGTCGCTGCCACCTGTTCCAGGGGCAACGGATACGGGGTGGCTTCCTGTTCCTTGAGCGCGCTCAACGCCCCGGAAAGCGCAGCGCTGCTGAACTCTTGATCGCCCAACCCTAGCGCATCGGTGGAAATGGCGACAACGGGGAAACGGTTGACCGTGTACCACGACTGCATCGTCGACTGTGGGGTGGTGTCGACAACCCGCAGCCACTCAACCCCATCGACGTGGGTGGTAGGAGACAAGGCAGTGTACTGCAAAGGCAGATCCACCCCGCAGCGCAACGTGATCCGCTCCTGGCTGTTGGATTGCCAAGCCGCAGCGCCCGACGGCTTGGGTTCTACCAATTCCGCTCGCTGGTGGCCAAGGAATTCCTCCGGCAGTGAGTCAATGAGATCGGCGCACTCGGCGGAGTCGGCATACGGGGAGTTGAGCACCGACATGCTCACCGGCTGAGTGGCAGCGCTGTTGTAGACCATCTTCGCGCCGATGAGCACGCCGACGACGAGTAGCAGCGATAACACGAGCGCGATCACGATCGGGGCCTTAAGGAATGAACCTTCGGTTGTGCCAGCCGTTTTTGCATCCATAGTGGTCAAGCCTACAAGCATCCCGTGCGGCCGCACGCATTCGGCTATTTTTTGCTTGCCGACGCCCACCCGGCCGACCTCATAATTGTTCAAACTTTTTTGGTGGCGCTAGTGTCGGTGGGTAGTATGAAGGCTCCAAAAAACCCCACGCTTGCAGAGGTCGGCGAGCAGGCAGCGATCAACGTCATCATTGCCCATGCCCCCAGCTCCCGCAACGGCGACGATGCCGCCGTGCTCGGGCATGCCGCCCCCAATTCCAGGACCGTGGTGACCACAGACCTGCTGGTGGAAAACCGGCACTTTTCCCTCGACTGGTCCACCCCCGCCGAGATCGGGCGCAAGGCGATCACGCAGAATTTCGCCGATGTGGAGGCTATGGGGGCTCGCCCGGTGGCGGCCCTGCTTGGCCTGAGCGTGCCGAGCTATACCAGGCTGGGC containing:
- a CDS encoding D-alanine--D-alanine ligase family protein, whose amino-acid sequence is MTATPNANKIKVAVVYGGRSSEHNVSCVSAGAIMAHLDPDRYEVYPVGITKDGCWTVGESDPTKLKFVDRTMPEVAMVREVALSVNPGSKGEFSFTDGTLYAKVDVIFPVLHGRFGEDGTIQGMFELSGVPYVGTGVLSSACGMDKEYTKKLLAAEGLPVGREVILRGRESLSDADKKLLGLPVFVKPARGGSSIGISRVSSWDDLDAAIALAREHDTKVIVEAEIVGAEVECGVLDQPGVGLVASLPAQLVDTDHGDEGFYGFDTKYLDNVVTAAIPAPQSDETIKLIRSLSLEAFHALNCEGLARVDFFVTADGPVINEINTMPGFTPISMYPQVFAATGIAYEQLLDALVTNALQRQ
- a CDS encoding NAD(P)-binding domain-containing protein; protein product: MSAIAEHGHVYDTIIVGGGQAGLATAYYLRKHTDNYLILDDQTAPGGAWRHVWPSMTLFSTAAFSNLPGFPMPAYDGFPGPGHVIDYLNAYERRYGLPIRRPLTVEAVDRAGELFTVTAFAPETFGPGEVFYARSVIAATGTWSAPFVPRIRGTYHGRQWHSAHYPGVEPFVGATVAVVGAANSGAQIAAELLNDPRVGEVTWYTRHAPRYMPDEIDGRALFHRNRVRALAIARGEPDPGADSNLGDIVVLPGVKAARDAGRLVPTPMFSDVGQVTAEHLIWCTGFRPALGPFRRLIRHREATCEGLYFVGYGDWVGPGAATITGVGPYAKRAATAVATLLGLS
- a CDS encoding DUF3515 domain-containing protein, giving the protein MDAKTAGTTEGSFLKAPIVIALVLSLLLVVGVLIGAKMVYNSAATQPVSMSVLNSPYADSAECADLIDSLPEEFLGHQRAELVEPKPSGAAAWQSNSQERITLRCGVDLPLQYTALSPTTHVDGVEWLRVVDTTPQSTMQSWYTVNRFPVVAISTDALGLGDQEFSSAALSGALSALKEQEATPYPLPLEQVAATQPAPDSCQALADALPATIGENPAYARYEGDAAGDLTAVWTADGYESIEIRCGVDFPASYAAGAQLQQINDVTWFEDTTVGNGTTASTWFALGRETVVAVSVPQASGNAALVEFSKAIEETLAATD